The sequence below is a genomic window from Armatimonadota bacterium.
GCGATTCAATGCAGTATTAGAGAAACTAAAAGTTGCATCCGAAGACTATAGCCGGCAGAAGCTCAGCAGGGAAGACTATTACCAAGAATGCAAAGATGCTGATGCAGAGGCAGAGGGGCTTGCGACGTTTATTTCAAGCCAAAATAGCTCTGACAATCTAAAAGAGGTGCTTCCCAGAGCTGTGCTTGCGACAAGTCTTCTAGCTCAAGCAACTGGCAGCCTAGTCTTATATCTTGAAACCGAAAAAAAACAGTATATGGAGCAGGCGTCGATTTTACAGGATGAAGCAAAAGCAGAGTTAGCAGCCTTTCTCAGCGCAATAAGGCAAAGATAACATAAAAGTTTAGTCAAATGTCTTTTATGGAGAGAGGTTTTGTAATGAATGGAGTTGCATCCGCCGGCAAGACAATTATTGCCATAGGGGTGTTGTTGATAGTAATCGGCGGGATTATTCTCCTGCTGTCGAAGGTTTCGGGCGGGCGAGGACATCCGTTGCCCGGTGATATAGCCATTCGGTGGGGAAATGTAAGGATTTATTTCCCAATTGTTACCAGCATAGTGATTAGCATTGTGCTGACACTGCTTTTCATGGTTTTCTCATGGTTGAGCAGAAAATAAATGTAGCAGGACCATGCGGCTAAGCGAGTTTGATTATGATTTGCCGCCTGAGCTTATCGCTCAGGAGCCGCTGCCGGAAAGGGATAAATCAAGGCTGCTCGTATTGTTTCGCAAAACGGGCCGCATCGAACACCGATATTTTTATAATCTTCCTGAGTACCTGAATCCTGGCGACCTTCTGGTGATGAACAACACGAGAGTAACTGCTAAGCGGCTCAGGGGAGTTAAGCCAACAGGCGGCAAAGTCGAGGCTCTTTTGCTACACGAGGTCGGCCCAAATAAGTGGGAGGCATTAGTCAAACCTGGTAGACGAGTTGAGCCTGGCACGGTTATAAACTTTGGCGATAATTTGAGTGCCGAAGTGATTGCCCGGACAAAAGAAGGTGGTCGCATCCTTGATTTTGGCGATGTTCCAGAGGTGAGAGAGGCAATCGAGCGGATCGGAGAAGTACCTCTGCCGCCATATATAAAAAAGGAACTTAGGTTAGCAGAAAGATACCAGACAGTTTACGCGCAGGTTCCAGGTTCAGCAGCAGCGCCAACTGCAGGTCTCCATTTTACGCCGAGGCTTATTTCGAAGATACGCGAAAAGGGGGTCGAAATAGCGTTCGTAACCCTCAACGTTGGCGTTGCAACGTTTCGGCCAGTAAAGACTGAGCTGATTGCCGAACATCCGATGCATCGCGAGATGATTTCTGTCTCTCCAAAAGCTGCAGAGATGGTAAATTCGGCCAAAGGGCGCATAATTGCAGTTGGAACGACTACCGCAAGGGCGCTTGAAAGTGCGGCTGTGGGCAAACGAAAAATCCAACCCATGGAGGGCGAGACAGGGCTTTATATTATTCCTGGTTATGAGTTTAAGGTTATTGATGGGTTGATAACAAACTTTCACATGCCTAGGTCTACACTTTTAATACTTGTCTCAGCTTTTGCAGGGCGAGACAATATAATGCGAGCATATGAGGAAGCAAAAAGGCTGAAGTATAGATTTCTCAGCTTTGGCGACGCAATGCTTATAGTATGACCGGGGGGTTGAGATTATATGCGTAGCCTTGAGGAATGGACAAGGTATCTTGAACGCCAAGAGCAGGCGCTGAAGGAAGCAAAAAGCGAGGGGCTAGAGAATGATAAAAACCATACTGCTCCTACCGCGGAGGGCGTTAAAGCTAAAGTTACTAAGGAGGAATCTACAGAGACAAATGCCTCTGCGCCCATACTGCCCAGAACTAAGATTGCAGCGAAATCAAGACTAAATGCAATGGCAAATCTTACCCTGACTGGCGAAGAAGTGGCACAGCGTTCATACAAGCCTTTCAAAGAAACGCGAGAACAGCTTCTCGAACGTCTGCTAGATCCTGAACTTACGCTTGAGGAAACAGCTCGTTTGCTGAACTGCTGTCCAACGACCGTTCGACGCTATACAAACAAAGGGATCTTAAAGCATATTCGCACAGGAGGCAACCAGCGGCGCTTTAAGCTGTCCGACGTACTAGAGTTTTTGGAGTCGCGCAAGGTCTCTGGAAATGAAGATTAGCGGTGGCAAAGTTTAGGAAATTTGAGCTCTGTTGGTGAACATTTATATGGAATCTCGGCTTGCATAAAATTAAGATTGAAACACTCTGGTCGCTTTATGAAAATTACAAACACACATGGCACCGTAATCGCTGAGAGAGTTGAATCAGCAAAAGACTTTCTTCCACGTTTAATCGGATTGATGGGTCGTAAGTCTCTGGCAAAAAATTCGGGATTGCTAATACATGGATGTTGTCAAGTCCACACTTTTTTCATGCGATTCCCAATCGATGTAATTTACGCTGACCGCGAGCTTCGCGTGTTGAGAGTGGACGTTAACGTACCTCCTTGGCACATCCTACCAAGATGTAACGGCGCTTTCTATGTGATTGAACTTCCTGCATGTGCAGGTAGTGTTTCCATTGGAGACAAGCTCAGGCTGGAGGATGCCTGCGGATGAGGGTTTTCATCTTCAGTGAAAGCTATGAGCCTTTGTTAAATGGAGTCGCCGTCTCTGTTGGAACGCTAGCAAAGGAGCTAAGAGCACGTGGGCATGAGATATATGTTGTGACCTCTTCCTATCGCGGCTATAAGGATTCAGACCCGCATGTTTTTCGTGTTCCTGCAATACGGACCTGGATAGACCCAACCTACCCAGTGCCAATCCCATGGTTTAATCGAATTCCAGAAAAGATTCGTGAGCTTAAGCCAGATATTATTCATACACATACACCCTGGATGCTCGGCCAAGTGGGTCTTAAATTGGCAAAACAGATGGGGATTCCTTGCGTATCAACTTGCCATACGCAATATACGGAATATATACATTATTTTCCGCTTGCTCCTCAGAAGGCAAAGCGATTGTTCATAATAAACTTGATGCGAAGATACTACAATCAGTGCAATGTGGTGATTGTTCCCTCCAAACTAACGATGGAGATGCTTCGAAGCTTTGGTGTGCAGGCCCCGATATATATTATTCCAACAGGCAATGCCCTTGATACAACGATGGATTTCAAAGCAAGGGTGCAAATCCGTCAAAAACTGGGGATTCCTGAGGATGCCCGTGTGCTTATTTATGTTGGAAGACTTGCTAAGGAGAAAAACCTACAGTTGATTTTTGAATCTTTCAATAAGCTTGCTCAGAGGCATAGTAATCTTTACTTGCTGATTGTTGGCGGCGGGCCATATGAGTCCCAAGCCAAGCAAATTGCTGCATCCCTGAAATCATCTGATCGTATTGTATTTGCTGGTGCAATGCCAAGGTGTGAAGTGGCGAAATATTATTCGGCAGGCGATATTTTTGTATTTCCTTCGACGACAGAAACCCAGGGGCTAGTACTATGTGAGGCTCTTGCTGCAGGGCTTCCTTGTGTGGCTGTTCGAGCTGGTGGAATTCCGGAAATGATAAATGACGGAGAAGAGGGCTTGCTTACTGAAGACGATGTGGAAGACTTTGCAGAGAAAATAGAGCTATTACTTATTGATGAGGAGTTGTATAAACATTTTTCTGCCTCGGCAGTCCGGAATTCTGCCCGTTTTACTCCAGCTGAAATGGCAACAAAAGTGTTGGCAGTCTACGAGTCCCTGCTTGCATGAGCTTTTATAAGAGTGGGAAATCGTGGCGTGAGATTGTTTTGTTTGCATTTCGCTGCTTTGTTTGTGTGGAATGTTACAGTAAAATAGGAGCGACTACCTTACTCCGACGAGGTAGAGCCATCCGTCCCCACAGTAGATGAGGATTTGGCGACAGTCATTAGAAGGGATGCAAGTTCGAATAACACCACCAAGGGTAAGCTTTGAGCGAATCTTTCCATCGCTTTGTATATTGTAAAGGCTGGACTTTCCGTCAGATGCAATGACCGATGAGCCTGTTGGCGAAATGGCTACAAGCCTCGGGCTGAAAAATAGGCCGCCCTTTTCCCAGAGAAGGTTTCCCTTTGCACTGTATACCTTAATTTTTCGTTCTAGCATGTGCGAACGTGAGCGGCTCAAATATTTTGCAAAGCTTATTGCAACGTATTGGCTTCGTGGAGACACGCGGGCGAATGGCTCAAAACCCTCAACTTTCTGCCGCCAAAGCAGGCGGCCTTGTGTATTCCATAGGCATACCTCTGTCACAGGTCTATGCTGTGAGCCAGGTTGAACCCCTAAGATAGTGTTTCCATCGGCACTCACTTGAAGGTCGTACTGGCGGTCATTATAATGTCCATATCGCCATAGTAGCTTACTTTTGAGGTCATAGCATGCGATTGCAGATTTTTGCCAAGTTCCCGCAACTATTCGCTGACTATCAGGAGTGAATGTTAGCGAATGAACGATGCCTTCCAGCCGCCATCGCCGCCATCGCGGACGAATTGGGTAGGGTGGGTAAAGGTAAAGGTAACATTTGCCTGTTCCAACAGCCACATAGTCTCCATTAGGAGAGACAGCAGCCGACCATATGCTGCCGGAAACATCATGCCTCCAGTATAAATTGTTATTAAGTCGGAAATAGTGAACGGTTGTACGAGTCGGATCAAGTTTTGTATATACTAATAGGCTACTGCCATTTTGAGCTATAAGGGCATCAGTTGCGCCTTCAATTTTCTTTTGCCATATCAGCCTTGCATTTTTATTGTAGAAGCGAACATTTCCTTCGGTATCCACCGTGCCGAAGTAGTTGCCGCCGGGCGCAATTGTAAGAGAAACTGGCGGCTTTATTGGGCGTTTCCAAATGAGATGTAAATCGTCACCAACTGCTCCATTTATTCCTGCAAAGAGTAAAAGGATAATGGCAGCGATAGCGACGCAGGGGATTCGTTTGGGCAAAGGTATTACTGCTGTGATTCTTGCACCATGCGTATGAAATATTCGTGAATCCTGGTATCGGTGGTCAGCTCGGGATGGAAGGCTGCCCCCAGCAGATTTTTTTGCTTTACAAAAACAATCTTTTCGTTGCATCGCGCAAGTACCTCCACGCCGGGATTTGCTTTCTCGACATATGGGGCGCGAATGAAGATTGCACGGAATGGCGGTTTGCCGAGCGCTTCAATATCCAAATCTACTTCGAAGCTGTCCACCTGTCGCCCAAATGCATTGCGAAGAACTGTTACATCGAGCAGTCCTAACCTGTGTTGATCACTACCGACGATTTCTTTCGCAAGCAGTATCAGACCAGCGCAAGTTCCAAAAATTGGCATACCCCGCCCGGCAGCCTCGATAATCTTCTTGTCGAGATCGTACCGGGCGAGGAGTTTGCCTATGGTGGTGCTTTCGCCGCCGGGGATTATTAGCCCCTGAACGGAGTCGAGCTCTTCATGCGTTCGCACAGGTGTTGCCTGCTTGCCGCATAGTTTAATGGTATCAATATGTTTTTGAAAAGCCCCCTGGAGTGCGAGGACTCCGATTTTTAGCGTTTTACCCAACTCCTACCAACCTCGAACTGAAAGGAGTTCGTTTTCTGGAATCTGCCGAATGTCAAGACCAGGCATTGCGCTGCCTAGGCCCATGGAAAGTTCGGCAAGGATCTCGGGTTTGTCATAATAAGTCGTTGCGTCTACAATTGCCTTTGCACGCTTCACGGGATCCTCCGACTTAAAAATGCCCGAGCCGACAAAAATGGCTTCTGCACCGAGTTGCATCATGAGCGCTGCATCTGCAGGGGTAGCTATACCTCCAGCCGAGAAGTTTGGCACAGGGAGCTTGCCTGTTTCCGCAACCTCAAGCACCAATTCGTATGGTGCATTCATGTTCTTTGAGTATGCCATAATCTCATCACGACGCATGGATTGTAGTCGGCGGATTTCAGACATTACTGACCGCATGTGCCTGACTGCCTCTACAATGTTTCCAGAGCCGGCTTCACCCTTCGTGCGAATCATTGCCGCACCTTCACCAATGCGCCTTAGGGCTTCTGCAAGATCACGGCACCCACAGACAAAAGGCACTTTAAACTGGTGCTTGTCAATATGGTGCATTTCGTCAGCCGGCGTGAGCACTTCGCTCTCGTCAATGTAATCAACACCAAGCGCCTCCAGAATCTGTGCTTCAACGAAGTGGCCAATCCTCACTTTTGCCATTACTGGGATGGTAACAGCATCCATGATTTCTTTAATTTTAACAGGGTCAGCCATTCGCGCCACGCCGCCCTCACGGCGGATGTCGGCTGGGACTCTCTCAAGCGCCATAACTGCAACTGCGCCGGCTTCTTCGGCAATTTTAGCTTGTTCGGCGTTCGTTACATCCATAATAACGCCGCCTTTTAGCATCTCTGCCAGGCCAACTTTTGTCCGCCATGTGGATTTTTGAACATCCGTCATAACCTATCACCCCCTTGATTTTGGCTCACTCGCTTTCAGCCATCTTGAGCAGCCTTTCCCATTGGGTATCAACCTCTTTCTGGATTTCTTCAATAATCCATTGGTTCTCCGGCTTCATAAGATGACGGTATTTTGTCTGCTCTTTTAAGAACTCTGTGATTGGCAGCTTTTCCTTTGGCTTGTAGGTGAGCCTGTATTTTCCATTCTCAACCTCATATAAAGGCCAGTAGCATGAATTTACCGCGTCGCGTGCAATCTGTATTGCCTTTTCTGGCGGGAAAGCCCATCCAAGACGGCATGGAGACAAGACATTAATAAATGTTGGACCATCCGTATTGAGGGCTTTCTGAACTTTAGTGACAAAGTCGTTCCAATGGCTTGGCGAAGCCTGCGCACAGTATGGAATGTTGTGTGCAACCATTATCGCAGTCAAGTCTTTGCTTCTTTGTTTCTTTCCATAGGATGCTTTGCCAACGGGTGATGTGGTTGTTTCTGCACCCAATGGCGTAGCGCTAGATCGCTGAATACCTGTGTTCATGTAAGCCTCGTTGTTGTAGCAGATGTAAAGCATCCTATGTCCGCGTTCCATCGCTCCTGATAGCGATTGTAGCCCAATGTCGTACGTTCCACCGTCGCCGCCGAATGCAATGAAGCGAATTTCTTTGTCAAGCTTCCCTTGTTTCTTTAGTGATCTGTAGGCCGCTTCCACGCCGCTTATTGTTGCCGCCACATTTTCGAAGGCACTGTGAATGAAGGGTACTCTCCAGGCGCTAAATGGGAAAATGGTTGTTGCTACTGACATACATCCCGTTGCCGCGCCAACTACCACTGGGGTATCCGTCGCAGCCAAAGCCTGACGTATTATTGTAGGGAATGTGCATCCGGCGCACGCTCGATGTCCACCAGAGAGCAATTCACCTTTTTTTGCTAGTTCTTTTAGATTTGCCATTTTTTTCTCCTTTACTCACGTACTCCAAGGTAGTTAATTGCCTTGTAGGGGCGCTTGCCATTCTTGGAGATTGCTTCAAGTTCCTCGTAGACAGAGGCTATGTGGCTGAGGTTAATGTCTCGACCACCTAGACCGTAAACGTAGTTCACGGCCGTAGGACGTTTTTCGCAATCATAAAGTGCAGAGCGAATCTCGGCATAAAGTGGGCCGCCGGTTCCAGCCACGGCGTCTGAACGATCGAGGACTGCAACCGCTTTCATTCTGCACAATATTTCGGCTATTTGCTTCTCAGGGAATGGCCGGAACACGCGAAGCTTAAGCATTCCTGCTTTCATGCCTTTCTTGCGCAATTCGTTAATAACGACCTTCGCTGTGCCAGCAGTGGAGCCGAGGACAACAATTGCGAGTTCTGCATCATCTAGGTAATACTCTTCAAATAAGCCATACTTTCTGCCAAACTTCTCTCCAAATTCTGCGCCGATTTTTTCAATGATTGGAAGAGCATGGAACATTGGCTCAATTTGGGAGCGTTTGTGCTCGAAGTAATAGTCAGTGAAGTCTAGCGAGCCTATGGTAATTGGATGCTCCACATCGAGCAATGCATACTTCGGTTTGTATTCGCCGATAAAATCTCTGATGTCTTTGTCGTCGTAAACTTCGACCGGTTCCATGCCGTGGCTGATGATGAAACCATCATAATTGACCATTACTGGAAGTTGGATATCGTCATGCTCGGCAATTCTGACCGCCTGAAATAGGTTGTCATAGACCTCTTGTGCATTTTCTGAGAATATCTGTATCCAACCAGAGTCGCGCGCTCCCATAGAATCGCTATGGTCGCAGTGAATGTTAATAGGAGCGCTTAATGCTCTATTAACCATTGGCATTACAATTGGCAGTCTCAAGCCTGATGCTATATACAGCATCTCCCACATTAATGCTAAGCCTTGCGATGAAGTAGCAGTCATTGTGCGAGTGCCTGCGGCTGCCGCACCAATTGTTGCGCTCATGGCGCTATGTTCGCTCTCCACGGTAATTAGCTCGGTGTTAACCAGTCCATCAGCAACATAGCTGGCGAATATCTGCATGACTTCGGTTTGCGGAGTAATGGGATAAGCAGCAACCACATCGGGGTTAATCTGCTTCATTGCCATTGCCGCTGCTTCGTTGCCCGTAAGGGCGATTCTTTCTTTGGTAGTCGTAGCCAATTTTGTCCTCCTAACCTTCCGTCACTTCGTCATATGCTCGCTGGATTGCTTTGATATTTCCCTCAATAATTTCAGGCCTTGAGCGGAATTTCTTCTCCAGTTTTTTGCGTGTGTCTTTGAGCATTTCTTCAAAGTCTAGTAGGCCTGTAACTTTTACAAGTGCGCCCATCATCGGTGTGTTGGGGATATCCCTACCAATCGTTTCGCGAGCAATTTTTGAAGCATCAACTGTGTAAACTTTTTGTCCATTAAGCTTCAGCATCTCACGAAATTTGGAAGCCGGTAGGCTGCTGTTAATCAGTATTATTCCGTTTTCTGGCAGACCCTGCGTCACATCGATGTTGCCGATAAGAGTTGGGTCGAGCACAACTACGATATCGGGCGACGTAACGTGGCAGTGCAAGGTGATAGGCTGGTCGCTGATTCGGTTGAACGATTGGACGGGCGCCCCCATCCTTTCAGGGCCATACTCGGGGAATGCTTGCATGTATTTTCCTTGTCCGAGCACGGCTTCTCCAAACAGTAGCGCAGCCGTTTTGGCACCTTGCCCACCTCGGCCGTGCCACCGTATCTCGGTTAGCTTTGACATTTTTAGATGCCTCCCTTTTATTTGTAACAAGCGACGGGTGACGGGTAAGGAAGTATTTTCCTCGAATTGTGTGAGGCACTAGCCGATTACTCGTCACTCGTTACTCGTTATCTTACATTTCCCGTCTCCACTCGAGGGCGCGAATAAGCGTTGCTTGGTCTGCATAATCCAAATCACCTCCAACCGGCATGCCGTGGGCGATTCTGGTAACTTTTACACCCATGGGTTTTAGGATGCCAGCCAAGTACATTGCTGTAGTATCACCCTCGATGGTCGGGTTTGTCGCCAAGATAATTTCTTTAACGTTGTTTTCTATGACCCGTTGCTGAAGCTCGCGGATTCGAAGCGTCTCAGGGCCAATGCCGTCCATCGGTGAAATAAGACCTTGAAGGACGTGATAGGTCCCCCGAAATTCGTTCGTCTTCTCCATGGCAATGACGTCGCGCGGTTCAGCAACCACACAAATAGTTGTTTTATCTCTCTTGTCGCTTCGGCATATATCGCAGATATCTTCATCTGCGAAGTTACAGCATATTTTGCACTGGGTAATGCGTTCCTTGACTTCTTTGATAGCTTCTGCTAGGGTGGCGACCTCATCAGGCGGAGCCTGTAGAATGTAAAATGCAAGCCTTTGCGCTGACTTCGGTCCTATGCCCGGCAGTTTTTCAAGAGCACCTACCAGTTTAGCTAGCGGTTTTGCGTAGTACATTATTTACTCAACCAACAAAATTAGAAAACTGAGTATTGCAAACCTAGACTATGGTCTCTTTGTTTTACATAATGCCTGGAATGGGCAAGCCCCCCGTGGCCGCCTCCATCTTTTTCGCTTTTATTTCATTTGCTTTTCTTATCGCCTCTCTGACGGCACTTGTGACGAGATCTTCTAGCATCTCAACGTCGTTGGGGTCTACAACTTTAGGGTCGATCTTTACTTCTACAATTTCGCCCTTTCCAGTTGCAACCACTTTTATCATGCCGCCGCCTGAGGTAGCTTCTACTCTCTCTTCGTTGAGTTCCTCAGCAGCTCTTTCGATATCTTCATATAGTTTTTTTATTTGCTTCATCATGCCGCCTAGGTTTCCAAGTCCCCCTAGGTTGGCGAATGGATTGCTCATCGTATCCTCCTAAAAATTCCAAGAAGCCTGTTAGTCGTCCACAAGCTCTCCTTCGAACATATCGAGCACGCTGCGAAGTGTTTCGTTGTCATCAGTAGCTGCAGCTGGCTCTTGGAATGGGTCCGGCAAGTCTTCCTCTTCCTCTGGCTTTGGGATCGTCCGCCTAGGAGCTGCTTGTTCGGACGCTGTCTCGCAAATTATCGGAATGTTCGGTGTCCCAAAAACTCGTTCAAAAGCCATTTGGAACGCACGCCGTTTTGATGGAGTGTCAGGCTTCTCCTTCTCGTTCATTATTAATACACAGTGCCCTTCGTGTTTGAAGTGCAAGACAAGTGCATTTCCACGTATAGCCGCCGGTTTGCTCTCACTGAAGAGTACGTGCGCCGGCAGACTTATGCTCCGAACGTGTTGGAGAACCTGGTTCCATTTTTCCAATATTGTATCAAATTCTGGTATTTTTTTCTCGTCGGTTGCTTGTTTTGCCGAAGATGCAGGTCTTGCTTGTCGGATTTCAGGCTGAGTCGATGTTGGCTTCTCACGCCTGTCGGGCTGTGAAGTCGTTTGGGATGGTTCGCTCGGCGCAGAGGCAGGAACAGCTATCTTAGCTTGCTGAGGATTGGCGATTCTGATTGCTTTTAGAAATGCCATCTCGGTGATGAGACGGTGTTGGTCGCTTAAGCGGGCCTCACGCTCAGCTTCCAAGAATGTCTCTACAAGGTTTATTAATTCGGCCTTTTTGAATTTTGCTGCTTGCTGAGCCAACCTTTCTGATGCTTCCTTGCTTGTGCCGAGCACATACTGGTCCTTGGTTACTGAAGCGAATAGAAGGTTTCGAAAGTGCTCAGCAAGAGAACGGAGAAGTTGGCGCAGGTCTTTTCCAGATGCCACCGCCTCTGCTGCCATCTCGAATGCCCCGGGCTCGTCTCCTTCGGCGATGACATCGGCCATTCGGAATAGAAAATCCTGGGTAACTGTGCCAAGAACTTTGTAGACGTCATCTACTCGGAGCTCGCCATCCGTATAGGCAAGCACTTGTTCCATTAGGCTTAATCCATCTCGCCACGAACCGTCTGCATTTAGGGCAATGAGGTCAAGTGCTGCATCTTCGGCTTTGATGCCTTCGCTATTTGCCACATAAGCAAGCCTAGCTCGGATATCTGCAATCGACCCACGTCGAAAGTCAAATTGCTGACATCTAGACCTGATGGTAATTGGTATTTTATGGGGCTCGGTAGTTGCAAGGACAAAAATGACATAGGATGGAGGCTCTTCCAACGTTTTAAGGAATGCATCTTTTGCGTCACCTGAAAGCTGGTGTGCCTCATCGATGATAAAAACCTTGTAGCGAAGAGCCATCGGGGGAAATTTTACGTTCTCGCGAATCTTTGCAACATCGTCAACTCCACGGTTGGATGCAGCATCCATCTCGATAATATCGATTGCCGTTCCCTCATTTATGCTTTTGCATGCGGCACATTCGTTGCAGGGATTTGGAGTTGGTCCCTTCTCACAATTGAGAGCCTTGGCAAGCAAGCGAGCTGTTGTGGTTTTCCCAGTGCCCCTTGTCCCGCAAAATAAATATGCGTGTCCAATTTTCCCGAGTTTGATGGCGTTCTGAAGGGTCCTGGTGATGTGCTCCTGCCCCATTACCTCTTCGAAAGTTTGCGACCTGTATTTTCTGTAGAGTGAGACGTATGCCATTTTTCTTAGTTGACACGAAAATAGCAGTATCCTTGTTGGGATACTGCAAAGCAAATTACCGAATAAGTTTGATCGTGCACCTGCTTTCGATAAGGCACCCCAAGTGATACCGCACGTAGCCAACTCCGGCCAGGAAACCCTGCGGCACACGGGCGAACTTACTTACCGCTGCTTCCTTCCGGACCTGACGGGGTTCATAAGCCGGCCGTTGCGCAGGACCCGGCCATCAGCGCCGCTTGCGGCGGCCGAACCTCAAAGTGCCAGACCTCGAGCAGGAATTCGACCCCGCTATAGCGGATTGCGGGTACAGGGCACCGCTAGCTCCCCGTCTAGCACGATCAAACACTTTAATAATTATACCAGGTCGTTCTTAATATTACCAGTCCGCTAGATTATATCTTCGCGCTTTAGGATAATGACTTTCTTTATCTTTCGGAGGCCCTTGACCGAGTTGTCGGGGTAGTTCTTTACAATAATTCCTTCGCCGCTCCAGCCTACTATGTCTTGTATATCGCGTGCGGCGTTGCGTGGATTGAAGAAAATGCTAAGTTTATATTTGCTGGCTCTAAGCGGATATTGCTTTGGGTCTTTGCTTAGGTCATATTCGCGCGAGAATCTTCCGCCACGCACGACTATGCCGTGGATTCCGGTGTCGTAAACAAGGGTTTGGTTTGGATCAACTTGCCAGCTTGCCTCTTCTAGGGTCGGCTCTTTGTAGCCGAAATCGGTTAAAGTAACTTCCACTCGTGCGCCATCCGGGAGGTTCGTGTGCCCGCTTATGAGAAACTGTTTGGGGCCAAGCCGCCGGAATGTCGCCTCAAAGTTTACAGCTAATGGATGGTTGGCTAGCTTGCTGCGCTCCATTTGTTGGATTACTATTCGATCGTAATTCCTCTTTGAGATAGCAAGATCATACGATGCGTCAGGATCGTTTGGATTTTGCTTGAGCCTGCGCTTGGCGTCGGCTATGCAGTGCTTCCATTGAGCAATGCTTTCGTCTATCCTCCCAGCCCTTTCAAGTGCGTGCGCCACACACCTTTGGACGCGCCCGGGTGCCCCGCGTTCCTGCGCCTGCTTGAGCCAATATGCCGCTTCGTCATAGTTGAGAACCTTCAAGAAGTACATCGTAAAGCCCATTTCGAAATAAAGATCCCAGAGCTCGGAATTGTTTTGTATCCCTTCAAGCAAGAACTTCATGCCGGGATAGAGATATCTTCTATCTGCACGCTCTTCAAAATCTACAAAGTTATAAGCCAAGTGCCATGCCCCAACCGAATATACAACAAGCTGGTGAGGATCAAGCCAGGTAATCATTCGGCTAAGTGGAACAATTGCGTCATAATTGCCGGTATGAAAGAAGTCATTCGCACGAACCCAAAGGAGTCCTGCTACGACTTCGCGAAAGCCAATAACCGTTCCAAACACAAATTGGCTTGGAAGAACAACGGGGTTCGACCCAAATTCGGTAACTACGGAAGCAACA
It includes:
- a CDS encoding DUF2905 domain-containing protein, translated to MNGVASAGKTIIAIGVLLIVIGGIILLLSKVSGGRGHPLPGDIAIRWGNVRIYFPIVTSIVISIVLTLLFMVFSWLSRK
- the queA gene encoding tRNA preQ1(34) S-adenosylmethionine ribosyltransferase-isomerase QueA: MRLSEFDYDLPPELIAQEPLPERDKSRLLVLFRKTGRIEHRYFYNLPEYLNPGDLLVMNNTRVTAKRLRGVKPTGGKVEALLLHEVGPNKWEALVKPGRRVEPGTVINFGDNLSAEVIARTKEGGRILDFGDVPEVREAIERIGEVPLPPYIKKELRLAERYQTVYAQVPGSAAAPTAGLHFTPRLISKIREKGVEIAFVTLNVGVATFRPVKTELIAEHPMHREMISVSPKAAEMVNSAKGRIIAVGTTTARALESAAVGKRKIQPMEGETGLYIIPGYEFKVIDGLITNFHMPRSTLLILVSAFAGRDNIMRAYEEAKRLKYRFLSFGDAMLIV
- a CDS encoding helix-turn-helix domain-containing protein gives rise to the protein MRSLEEWTRYLERQEQALKEAKSEGLENDKNHTAPTAEGVKAKVTKEESTETNASAPILPRTKIAAKSRLNAMANLTLTGEEVAQRSYKPFKETREQLLERLLDPELTLEETARLLNCCPTTVRRYTNKGILKHIRTGGNQRRFKLSDVLEFLESRKVSGNED
- a CDS encoding DUF192 domain-containing protein, whose protein sequence is MKITNTHGTVIAERVESAKDFLPRLIGLMGRKSLAKNSGLLIHGCCQVHTFFMRFPIDVIYADRELRVLRVDVNVPPWHILPRCNGAFYVIELPACAGSVSIGDKLRLEDACG
- a CDS encoding glycosyltransferase family 4 protein gives rise to the protein MRVFIFSESYEPLLNGVAVSVGTLAKELRARGHEIYVVTSSYRGYKDSDPHVFRVPAIRTWIDPTYPVPIPWFNRIPEKIRELKPDIIHTHTPWMLGQVGLKLAKQMGIPCVSTCHTQYTEYIHYFPLAPQKAKRLFIINLMRRYYNQCNVVIVPSKLTMEMLRSFGVQAPIYIIPTGNALDTTMDFKARVQIRQKLGIPEDARVLIYVGRLAKEKNLQLIFESFNKLAQRHSNLYLLIVGGGPYESQAKQIAASLKSSDRIVFAGAMPRCEVAKYYSAGDIFVFPSTTETQGLVLCEALAAGLPCVAVRAGGIPEMINDGEEGLLTEDDVEDFAEKIELLLIDEELYKHFSASAVRNSARFTPAEMATKVLAVYESLLA
- a CDS encoding WD40 repeat domain-containing protein, which encodes MPKRIPCVAIAAIILLLFAGINGAVGDDLHLIWKRPIKPPVSLTIAPGGNYFGTVDTEGNVRFYNKNARLIWQKKIEGATDALIAQNGSSLLVYTKLDPTRTTVHYFRLNNNLYWRHDVSGSIWSAAVSPNGDYVAVGTGKCYLYLYPPYPIRPRWRRWRLEGIVHSLTFTPDSQRIVAGTWQKSAIACYDLKSKLLWRYGHYNDRQYDLQVSADGNTILGVQPGSQHRPVTEVCLWNTQGRLLWRQKVEGFEPFARVSPRSQYVAISFAKYLSRSRSHMLERKIKVYSAKGNLLWEKGGLFFSPRLVAISPTGSSVIASDGKSSLYNIQSDGKIRSKLTLGGVIRTCIPSNDCRQILIYCGDGWLYLVGVR
- the pdxT gene encoding pyridoxal 5'-phosphate synthase glutaminase subunit PdxT; its protein translation is MGKTLKIGVLALQGAFQKHIDTIKLCGKQATPVRTHEELDSVQGLIIPGGESTTIGKLLARYDLDKKIIEAAGRGMPIFGTCAGLILLAKEIVGSDQHRLGLLDVTVLRNAFGRQVDSFEVDLDIEALGKPPFRAIFIRAPYVEKANPGVEVLARCNEKIVFVKQKNLLGAAFHPELTTDTRIHEYFIRMVQESQQ
- the pdxS gene encoding pyridoxal 5'-phosphate synthase lyase subunit PdxS gives rise to the protein MTDVQKSTWRTKVGLAEMLKGGVIMDVTNAEQAKIAEEAGAVAVMALERVPADIRREGGVARMADPVKIKEIMDAVTIPVMAKVRIGHFVEAQILEALGVDYIDESEVLTPADEMHHIDKHQFKVPFVCGCRDLAEALRRIGEGAAMIRTKGEAGSGNIVEAVRHMRSVMSEIRRLQSMRRDEIMAYSKNMNAPYELVLEVAETGKLPVPNFSAGGIATPADAALMMQLGAEAIFVGSGIFKSEDPVKRAKAIVDATTYYDKPEILAELSMGLGSAMPGLDIRQIPENELLSVRGW